Below is a genomic region from Medicago truncatula cultivar Jemalong A17 chromosome 3, MtrunA17r5.0-ANR, whole genome shotgun sequence.
acaaaataaaatgagaaattCATAAAGCAAGGCCATTTCTTCTGAACTTGAAAAGTTGATCTATTATGAAGATTGGGGAGAACACAAGAAACGAGACAAATGTAAGAACCTGTTCAATTCGGTAACACGGAGCAAGATGGCTACAAATAATATTTAggaactaaaaaatgtgatttattttcattggaactaaaaacaaaactgcagatatttatagggaccaaaaacttaattaacccttttaaaAACCGTTTTTTGGATcctccatttattttattttcttcataaatttggGTCTTTTTTGATGATGTGACATTTTTTAAGAGGAAATAAACGCTTATAGcatcttatttttttatgatgttaaCTCGCTTAAAGTAGTCGGCAATTTTTTCCgagttaaaatataataaatattgttttaaaaaaaattaaactaactcATTCAAATTAATACTGGAAAAAATCGAACCTCATACTTTAAGAAGGGTCACGCTTTAAAGTTCACGACCAACTTATTGTTAAGTTGGGACAAAAGAATATTATACTTTTAAAATGGAGAccgaaactttttttttttaatagaaaagaCACCGAAACTTGTTTTTAATAGAAAAGACAAAAtgcatttaatattattttcaaaatattaaatctttcttttctttttatacatTTGTTAACAATTCACATTGTCAATGAAGTATTATCCAGAAAACCTTCATTATAAatataagagtaaattacacccTCTTCCCATTAAAGATATTTGAATTACATTTCCCTCcccttttatattaaaatatacactcccctcccttaaaaagaaaaatttatactTGTGAAATGGTTTAGTTAATTTTGATATGGTTCGATTCGGTTACTGGTTAATTTTGCCCACCCCTACACTTGGGTTAATTCATGCTTGATTTAAGTTACGTAGAGATTAACACTAGAATTAAATCACGTTGCGTGATTTAACACACCTAAAATATACACTAGTGTGATTTAAATCACATAAGgacattttaaatatttactttGGCAATGAGCAAAACTGTAAAGAGCAAAATTCTACACTTAAATCCCGAATTGGGCCGAGTAACCAACCCattttgctatatatatatatatatatatatatatatatatatatatatatatatatatatatagacttgTCTATTTCGTTCAATAGTTTGCCGATATCCACTCGCTGATCGCGTTTGTTTTCAGAGTTCGTTCATTCGTTTTCTACCTTCTTCATTGGATTTGTATACCTCCCTCATCTCCATCATGTTTGAGGtattttcattccttttcaATTCTGTTTGATTCGACTCTTCTCAAATTTGTGAGATTAGGGTTTGTAacttttgaattgattttttttatgtgaaatagAATGTTTTGTGATGGAATTAAACCTTCCATTACACTGATTCTTTGCTCGTATGTTTCTTTATCAATTCAATCTGTTCTGTGTTGTGTTGTTTGGAGATATTCCAATCTTATCTTATTTGCGGGATTAGGGTTTCAAACCTTTGAATTGGGGATTTCAATTTTGTGTGTGACAatctgattttctttttatttgcaaGGGTTTTTGTTGATTGGCTAACATCTATGAAGCCCCGATACCGATACGATACGGCCtcgataaatttaaaattaatagtataAGTGCACAATgtataaacataactaaaaatgataataaacaatgaaaatgatcaaaacaagtgacaattacatattttttccgCACAAATTAGATAGAATATAGCTAAACATCATTAGTACCATCCAAAGAGAACAACATAAGTACTATAAAAACAGCAGAAGAAACATAAcattagagagaagagaaacagaGTAGAATTCAATCAGTGATAATGGTTAGAAGAGAGAATAGCTATTGCTATGTGGTGACGagaaaccctatttttttttttgttagaagagacaatatgattttggtaGCGCTTCCAGACTTGATAGGTGTCCGAGTATAAGTAAGCTGTGTCGGAGTACAAGTTAGTCGTATCCGACACGTATCggacattttttttccttcaaaaaataaatattaactgCCCGATGCTTTTCTGATACGCGTATCGGGACGTATTCGACACGTATTGgtcattgtttttcaaaaaaataaatattaattgtcCGATACTTTTCCGATACGCGTATCGAGGCGTATCGGTATCAGATACATGTCGGATACGATACTTCACCATTTTTGGAGTATCGGGGCTTCAGAGGCTAACATAAATTATTCTATTTGTAACTTAtggtttctttttattatttgtaagAGAAACTTATATGCTACATATGTTCCTCATTTTAtcgttattatttttatatttgtgtttgccacttttaattaattagttgttCTCTGTTGGAATTTATTCAAAGGAACATTACCAGCACCCTAGACTCTCCCCAATGGGCCCTTCACGATTGCCGCTGCCACCGCAAATGGGTAATTCAACCTAATCCTATTTTCATACAAGTATTATTTTGctgtttgatttgatgaatcTCAAATAATAACTTCACCCTTTGGATTCTTATTATTTCATCAATACAATAGAAAGAAAACTTCTTCATGAGAAGAAGCGGAAGGAGCAAGAAGTAGAAAGCACAAAGGAGGATCTTCTCCATGGGAAGAAGCCAAAGGAGCAAAAAGTAGAAAGTACCGAGGGAGATCTGCTTTATGATGGTGAGAAGCCAAAAGAATTCGAATGCCCGGTTTACGCAGAGACATTGAAAggtaactctctctctctctctgcttGCATTTGGTCAAATAACCTCAGCTTATGGTTGTTTATTCTCTTGTTTCATATGGAATAATAAACAGTCTATAACAAGCTGAAAGATATAGATACAATAGACCTCAAGTGGTGTCCAATTATACCCGATAAGGCAAGTTTTTCTCTTAAACTTTCATAAATTTAGTTTCTATGTGCATATTTTAATTCTTTAGGATTCTCTCTAACAGCATGCATACTTGAAGCATGAGAAAAAGTTTGCTGAACTCTTCAAGAAGcatgaagagaaaaagaagcgGTGGATGctgattgaagaagaaaaagagcgTCTTGGGAAAGGGAAAAGAGGAGCTGTTACTGATAAGTTGAAACCATGTTATGCTATGCTCTTGGCCTGAGAATAGAGGAGCAGTTACTGATAGGTTGAAACCATGTTATGCTATGCTCTTGGCCTGAGAATTGTGTCAGTCTTTTGTGCAAGAATGTAGAAGAATTATTATAATTCTAATTGTGTtatgtttctttgttttgtatTCTGTGTTGGATTTCAGTTCTGCTAATCTTTGTGGCACGTACTGCTTCATTGCCTGATGTTGCATAATACAGAATAGTGTTGGCATGTTGAGATGatcaaattaatattaacaataaaagaaaaatgacaagACTGTTTAGTTGGATTACAATTGCACAAAACATGACCTCGTcgcctcattttttttattttttttttggctaagaATGAATTAAGCCaaattatgaaattaataaAGAAAGAAGAGTTCTTTCTACAAACAAGTTTGTCAATAGGTACATTCCGTCCTCTGCAAAACCATGCAATTATGcagattcatcttttttttacacaagacaAGGAAAGAAATTtctgaacaaaataaaatgagaaattCATAAAGCAAGGCCATTTCTTCTGAACTTGAAAAGTTGATCTATTATGAAGATTGGGGAGAACACAAGAAACGAGACAAATGTAAGAACCTGTTCAATTCGGTAACACGGAGCAAGATGGCTACAAATAATTGCTTCTCTTCAGCTGCTTTACTCCCAAGTCCCGCCATGCCACCACCCAGAGCTGACATGTGTAGGTAGGTTTTTTCACAAACTCAAATAGAGTAAAATATAGAACAAGGTAAAAGAGAAATGTTCAGAAATCGTGTAGCCAGAAGCATAATAAATCACAAAATATCAAAGCTCCTTCCTTGTCCATGAGAGTCATACTCCGTCTTTGCTCTGTGAACCATCCAGTCAAAACAAAGTCAGAATTGTAAAATCAAGAATGCATAAGGAAGGAAGGAAGCAAAACACttttaagaaaaaggaaagataACTGTCAAATGTGCATTCACAATGAAGAAATTCAATTCGCCTGATGCAATGGGAGGTTCTCGTCCATTTCATGATTATGAGAATACAGCTCGCTACAACTAATGACATTAGACACTGATTTTGTTCTATACGTCCACTTTCTTTGACTTATTCGATAACACAATCCCCTCCCAACCCAAGAAGTATGATGTATAACACTACTAATGTCAAGCCAACACACTTCATACATGAGTCATCGTGTCAGTTGACGAATACACAATAGTCTTAAATCATATCTTGATCTTGTtcttcatgtaaaaaaaaaagatacagctGGAAAATATCAAAGTCACATGAAATGTTTCGTTACCATTTAACTCCCAACTAGAATAAGGCAGAGTTATTGTCTTTCAAACACCATCGGCTCACGCTAAATCTAACAAAAAAAGCTagacatatataattatatagaTCCTAGCCTCCCCTCGTCATTCAAATATAAGCTTACATCCCCTTAGACACAAAGACAATTTCTGTAACATCTGGTACTTTGCATTTAAATATGTGGAACAGGCACTGTGAATTGTCATGTTACTCAATACATTTGAACTGCGCATAACATATTCTGCAATATGTTGGAAGCTAATTTCATGTCGAAAGTATTAGGAGTTTTAATTTAAGAACAGTAAACTTCCTACAAGTGAATATGTTGGAAGCTAATTTCATGTCGAAAGTATGAAACAACATGTTAAGTTCAAGGGTTTCAGTTCGTCTTTGTATGGCTGCAATAATAAGTTGGGTGAAATTGTTGGGTTCGTCCAATCTAAAACAACATTTGAGGCGGAATGATAGTATTGGCAGTGTGTTGTCGCACGATAGCAAGACTGAGTAAATATGACTGCAAATAGTGGTTATTTCCGTGAAGATTGTGTGATCGGTAAAATCGAGAGTGAGGACTGAGATACATAATGGTTTCCACCTCTTTGAGAGGATGCTTGTGGCGACGGTGTCTTTGGTTGGGAGAAAGGAGAGAATGTGACAGATAATTGAGTCTGGAAGGGAGCTAACCCTGTCGTACTCACACTCTTCTATTGGTATCGATGATCGCTGCTTCTTGGACTTTGACATCGCAGTTGATTGCAAAACCAGGATGATCAAAGCAAAGTGAATTCTGATAATACCTATAGCCTTTGAACTAATAGGATTCAATAGCTGGCACTGTGGTTTTACATGGAAGCTTACACTTCCCTTCCCTCCTTCGGTCTCTCTTCATACGGCCTCTCCAACCTTGAAAAACTATACGGTAAACCCATTACACTTGCCGATAGAGAAATGGTTGAAGAAAAAGCGGATGATATTCTCTCCCAAGCTCAACTTTCTCATGCTGATTTCCTTGTTGTTGGTGATCCTTTTGAAATGGCAGCTACTCTCATAAGCATATCTAATctatatgatatgattatgccctaacaattttattgttttgcttaaattattgattttggtgtttttcACAGGGGGCTACCACCACTCACACTGACCTTGTTGTTCGAGCTAAGAAGATGGGAATCGAAGTCAAAGTTGTGCACAATGCATCTGTCATGAATGCAATTGGGATTTGTAGCTATATCGTTATGGTTTGCAGCTATATCGTTATGGGGGAACTGTTTCAATACCTTTCTTTACGGAGACGTGGAGACCTGATAGCTTCTATATATGAAAAGATTCAACAAAGTCTATATTTGGGACTTCACACACTTTGCTTGTTAGATTAGGTTACTCTCTGTTATTTTTACTCTCAACTTGTGCtcaattgtttgaaatttttgtgcCTGTATCAATGTCGCttttatcaagaaaatacaTTCAATGTGGAATAATTAAGTGCTTGTTCCTGTTTGTATCAGATCACTTGCCTCAAGAAACCATGTTGATACTAGGATGTATAGCGAGATCCTTTACAGTAGAAGCTAGGCATAAGATCGATCACAGTGTTCAAATTTATATTGCTGTTGGACAACTATGTGATTGAAAATGTTTCCCAATCTAGTAATTAGAATGAAGCAAAATCACAGGTACTGTTTTCTATGCAACTTCATTAGGTGTCATTTACTTTCTTTAAGGGAAGGAAACTCTGCTAGAACCTTCaggtttgatttatttatagcGTGTAATGGAAACATGGCTACAATGGTTTTATTTTGCTCTATGGCTTCTTCCTTCAATTTCCATGTGGCTGTGATAGGTTCCTATTTCTAATTGAAATCCTGAGAAATGAACAAGACTTCTTCATTGTTTTCTAAGAAAATCCTGAGAAATTAACGTCTTCCATTCAAAAAATTTGTGcctttatattatatatatatatatatttcaaaactataataatggacatttgtttcttcaaaaaaataatggacatttttatttattttagaaaatgaaaagaatctcaacctaatatttatattgttgtgCCCAACCAAGCCTAGCTCGTGAGCGAGTGTTTGTTAGTGTGTGTCAAAATGTTTGACGTCAGTCATTTTATGTTAAATGAAGATCCAATTTGatattagttattttctttctatttgatTTAGTTTTATACAAAATGTAACGCCCAATttatcctaatttttttaaaggcttaatacatgctttggttccttaacttattttcggatttcattttggtcccctaactataaagtgtctcaatttggtccatTATGTCTTTTGTCGTTACCTCTTTTGGTACTATCCGTTACATTTTAACTATTTGATCTATATTTCAAATAGAAACCGTTGGATCATGTAGGTTTATTGTAGCCTACGGTAAATGATTAACACTTGATTTTTTTAAgccaaaattatataaaaaaattcatattttttataaaatcattttcaaaattaaaaaaaaatatttttttacgaaatttttaaaaaaggttagtttttttttcgaaaaaaggtttttttaattttttcctacaaaattctggaaattttttttttgaaaaaaatataaaaaattgggtGGATTCTAGGATGAACCATCAAATAAGTGGTTCATCGGTGGACCACCTTTATACACCATCAGATTTAAATTAAAGGTTTAAATGTGTTAGAGACAAAAGTGAGAACACAAGTATATTTTTGCACACTATCCTTGTTACGTTTGATTCCGATGAGTTTTACAACAATGTTACAACCACAAAATATATTGCCCCTCCACCATCACCACAACCTCCATCTTTTCAAAggatttattcaaaatatataataaaaaaattgcttcCTTTCctttaaaagaaagaaacaaaaactcaTTTTACTTCACCACTCcaattcaaaatttatgaataCGCTTTCTCGGATTTGGTTTTGATTCAAAGAGAAAACGTAATCCATGGTTTGCAACGGCAGTAAAAGAAATTGAGTTGATTCCATAACTCAGTAACCCTTATGCATACAATATATTAAGGATACAAAAATTGTTGGAAGGGTGAGtatgaatcaaattaatttgataaatgtgaaattaattgaaaaagaaTGAACAGTTTTTTATTCTTGGGGTCAAAGAAggagttttttttatctctttacaCCGTCAGTTTTTTATTCTTGGGGGTACCATTAATGGAAAAGAGGAAGGAAAAGGAGAGGAAGAAGCAAGAGCGAGAGGGAGgaagagaaaggaaaataaaaagtgatGTAGTGCAGACAGTGTATAATAGGATCTATGAGATTGATGAATCTAATGGCTCTCAACTATTATTCAAGATGGATCACCGGTGAGGGACTTGTTTgaaccctcaccctagaatccaccaaaaaattgagattttaaaattagaaaaaaaaaaaaatatattccagaatttttataaaatcttttccaagatttaaaaatttgattttttttcacgAAATTTCAAAAACAGGTGGATTCTAGGATGAGGGATCAATCaagtccctcaccggtggaGAACGTAAAAAGCGCCGTTAGATTTAATGAGCGGATTAGATTTGTTGATATTAAAAATGAGAACATTAACAAATTTCCACACACAATTCTGCATTATATCTTCCCTGTCCTCTCCAACCCACCAAATTTCGTGGAAGATTCTTGCTGcaaatcaaaacttttctaaCAAAATAATCTATCTTTTATGTGGGTCGTCTGATCCTCTCTCAAGTTTAGTGTTTAGATGAAGGAAACAGAACCATGGATGatgtaatttaattatgaatatgGCTGCGTTTTACTTAATTAAGCATTGGTtgcttctttgttttgtttttcatggTTTTAGTAGAACAGATCGATTAGAGGTTAAAATTGAATAGATTTCCTAAACCATATTTTCATCATCACCACAACCAgagaagtatatatatataaaagccAAAAGGGCAGAAGAACCATATATGGTCCCAACCAATATACAACTTTTGTTCTTCTAAAGTTAATTGGttgcaaaattaatttttttttcttcatataattTAGATTTTCCTCGAGCAGTTTTGCAAATTTTAGCAAGttagaaaataatcaaatgaaGAAGACAGAGAGCCAGAATTGTGTGTGGAGATGTATTGTTGTTCTCATTTATAATATCAACAAATCTGAACCTCTGATTTAATCTGATGGTAATTTTTATGTGCTTCACCGGTGAGGGACTTGATTGatccctcaccctagaatccacctcAAAAAcaggtcagattttttttcccaaaaaaaaatgtttttttaattttttctacaaaattctgaaaaatattttaatttaaaaatcaagaattctgaatttaaaaaagttataaaaaggTGGATTCTAAGATGAGGGTTCAACTAGATCCCTCACCAGTGGAACATGAACATAATGCCCTTAGATATAATTAACGGTTGATcttgattgaaaataataatgtaaacaTGTATACATTGAAGTAACCACACTGTATCTGTAACTTCTCCATCGACGACAAACTCATCGGAATTGGTAATTGGATTATCAGAGATTGATGAATGAATTTTTCGGAGAACTAttctattttgttattgttCAGCAGTTAAGTTGCTTTTTGATTTTGggaaatgcttttttttttttttttttttttttgaatgaggGAAATGCCTTTGTTATCTTCTCCATGGTAGTAACTGTCACCTCATGTCCCAATCAAAGAGAGATGTAACAAAATAGTGGTATAACAAAGAAGATATGTAATTCCATATTTTAGTTGTGCCTTTAATTAAATCTTGAAGCCTATGTTGGGCGTTGGAGTGTGTCTTTGGTTAAAATAATCTACCATGGCTTGTAGTTTGATGCATCaaacgaattttttttttttttttttgcccttatttaattccaaaaatacaaaaatgccctagttttgaaaaaaattgcataaatgccctacttttcagaaatttctggtaccttgcaacccccacttgcggggtaccttaaaaaaatttaaaaaattaactaccccgcaagtgggactTGCggcctacattttttttttttttttaaattaaataactacCACTTGCGGcctatatgttttttgttttttttaaaaaaaattaaataacttgctACCCCAACTTGCGgggtatttaatttttttaaaatttttttaataccccgcAAGCCCCACTTGcgggtttgttttttgttttttgttttttaaatttttaaaataaaaaataataataaaaaaaaaagaaggaaaaaaaataataaacatattaaatatcatgatatctacaattattataaatgccCGGCTGTCCCACACCCTCGTCTTCGACGATTTCTTCCGCGATTTACTTGAGGGTCATGTTGGTCTTCGTCGTTGTTATCTGCAGCTGATTGTATTTGACTACCATAACCCAATGACAATGACACATCGTGTTCCCTTGTTGGCCATCCCATATCCAGAAATGAGGTGATTAAATTCAACAGTCATCATGTCACTCAGTTTGACCGGGATCGATATACCTTTTCCGTCCGTGAAACCATCGATCATAAAGAAGGATTGCCAAAGGGAGAATACAAAGTGGACCTGCAAAATAAATGGTGTGACTGTGGACGGTTTAGAGCGTTACACCTACCATGCTCACATGTCATTGCCGCATGTTCTAGCTTTTGTCACGACTACAAGACTTTTCAAAAGTggggcatttttgtatttttggaattaaataagggcagaaaaaaaaaattcgcaTCAAACATTATTTTGTACAGGCAACCatcttgttttgatttttgttggagaaaaaaCCAGACAAAGAAGATGATAAGAGGATTGTGTATGGAAATGAACAcatattcttaattttattttcaactaaTCTAAACCTTTGATTAAATCCAACATTATTTTTCTAATGGAccaccggtgagggacttaattgaaccctcactgtagaattcaccttataaaaaaggtcatattttgtttttaattttttctacaaaactttggaaaatattttcattttgaaaaatatataaaaaaattcagatt
It encodes:
- the LOC112420477 gene encoding uncharacterized protein isoform X3 is translated as MFEEHYQHPRLSPMGPSRLPLPPQMERKLLHEKKRKEQEVESTKEDLLHGKKPKEQKVESTEGDLLYDGEKPKEFECPVYAETLKVYNKLKDIDTIDLKWCPIIPDKHAYLKHEKKFAELFKKHEEKKKRWMLIEEEKERLGKGKRGAVTDKLKPCYAMLLA